The sequence attaatgcaacgaagtgttaataaataaataaataaaatatgtaatacttacccaatatttttaaattaataacaattattttaactaacataaaacatATTCAGATAAATCGtgaagatatatttaatttcaagcGTTAATGTTCTATCCCTTGTAGCAATTGAGATAAAAAATGTTGCCGACGTTTCGCAAACCTGGCAACTACTTTATCAGTCAGCTGCACTCCGCGACTtgaaggattttttttactttttactttaactCTCACAATTGCTCTATTTCACTGAAACATCTTACTTTGTACTTATTAAGACTTAAATATTTGAGTTATCAGTTTTTGTATACCACCAGTCaggaattgtttttatacCACTTTAAATACGCTATCTATGGAATATGTAATCGTAGTtcccaatatttaatatatgtacacTAATATGTGCAGCTTTTTTATTAGTGCGATAAAATTAGTGTAATAACTTAAGTTTAATatagcgtttttaaggcacttCTGCGGTGCACCACCTGTTTTTGGAAATAGCTCCAGTAATGTTTTTTCTAAACCGTTATCACTCAAGAAAAGAATATCTAATAATTACCTAATAATTCATACATCTCAAAGATCGGCATTTATTGCTAGCCCTCCGGCgatacagccctgcgattctgtaactcacttcacgaactcacacagcggttttcgcatcggcggtctctctcaaatctgTCGTGAAGCACCGTGAAgcaccgctgtgtgagttcgtgaagtgagttacagaagcGCAGGGCAGGTGTCCATGATCGGCCGTAAGCAGTTTAATCAAATCCTGCTGCCTCTtgtccataaaaaaaaatgttctgagATTCTTAATAAAACCTACTTAACGGATACCAATAccaatttaatacattttttacataactCGATCTCTAAGTttatcaaagacaatatattTTCATGTCTTTGCAGTAGATGTCAGCTCACTTCACCCCACAAGTCTTAGTATCTACCATcagtaaattataatcaatattcataagctgtataaatttattaatcgcGCGTAGCAAAAGCTTAACCACAGATCAGCTATTTTGAAAAGCGTTAAGTTGTTAGCGATGAATTAATCTCTTCCACATCTCCGATCTCTTTGAGTCATTAGACGGCACGTTCAGTATAACTGGAGTGTCGCTGCTAATTCAATGCGGTTGGTAATCCATTGCCTTGTGATCCATCCATCCAATCAATGATCTGAGTCTTCATAGTCCACTTTATCTCCTATTCTATTGGCCTAAGCTTATTCTGATGTACTCTCCAACATTGTCTAATTGAAGCTAATTCTCATATAACAGACAAACTAAGcagtcaaaatatgtaatttgtgtaggttatttattttaacacacaaatatacagtatttgaaTATTCTcaattttcttaatctacccagtattagtaaaataattgaaaatttataaaaagaaaactaaaactaatttaaaaagtttggtccctgtggcagtgtacctttaacgctggcagcatttgtTTAGGTTAATGTTTTTACCCTGtgatgtatttaataattgaatctTTGAAACTTGTGAATATAGCAACTgattgtttgtaattttacaaatttatacaTAGACTTAAATATTCCTAATATTTGTTGatagaagtaattttttatctaagtCTGTGAATAAATACAGaactaaatttataacatcAGTGTTgacttagtggcttcagcgtgcgaccctcatctttgaggtcgtaggctcgatccccggctgtgcaccaatggactttctatgtgcgcatttaacattcgctagaatggtgaaggaaaaattcatgaggaaaccggcttgccttagatccaaaagtcgacggcgtgtgtcaggcacaggaggctgatcacctacattgacaaataatcatgaaatagatacagaaatctgagtctcagacgtaaaaaaggttgtagcgtcactgatttgttttcattataactttataacagtcgaatttctaaaaatgaaatttcatataaaaacgcATAACATTTACAAtcaattacaaaattatacacTACTTAAATAGAATTAAACACATCAAACAGCGTGTTACATAATCGAAAAGCAACATAATTCGCTCGTAATCCCGTTTCGATATAATGTTAACagactataaaatatatcaaaatataatatgtattacgaTAGGATGTGAGCCATAACGATAGATTGCCTCCATTGTGCAGCTATTGAGTAGCTTCTGACGATGAGTGTGATAGACTGGCTATAAATTGCCACCCTATTTATTTCACAATAAGCTATGTTAAAATTTGTGCAGtaaaaatagattaaattTTCGCTTTTTGGGAAAGTGAAACTACACATTCGGTGTAACgttaaattatcattttattcatcattcttatatacaaatacatgttTGTGTTTTTTACTTTGAAAGCGTTTTTTACATCGCTATATGATACGAACGTTTTATCGTGCATATATATGTCGCAGATTCAAAGGAATTAATATTAGCCAGATAGTTATTACTATCATCGgctgaaattttattttaaaataagtgaacTCAACGATAGATTCAACGCACTACTGACAAATTGACTTTCACATATTTAAAGGCCGacagcgcgcttgcgagccttttggcagtgcgagtatccatgggcggcggtatcacttaacatcaggtgagcctcctgcccatcagcctcctgtaacataaaaataaaaaaattgagaacCTGTAAGATGTCTATGACATTGCttggtgtaaaaaaaaatcaaataaaaaagttcaaaaaggTGCcattgtaatacaataaattatgtcgtattataaaaaagtcgAGTAATTGATACGTttagctttttaaatataaagcatCTTGTTGTttagacatttaaaataacattttgtaaaatacacCGTTGTAGTGATCCTGCCATTAATAAAGGCGTAATGCTTTAAAATCAGCCgcaataatttcaattatttcgAATCATTAGTCAGACCCTGCTCAATCTAAGCCGTAGGGCGGAGATCGTTAAGTTCTCAGTGATGTAATTTAAGTTAGTGACCCTTTGACCCGGTACCTCGATCATTTAGTTCGGGTTGTCACCCTGTTATTGCCAATCTTCGAACTGGCCGGCTAATGGCCACGGCTTTGTGGTAAGAACTCAGCAAACTACGTGCTTATAACATTGTTAGTTATAATTGTTATAGagatcatttatcatttatgaTGTGTCAAAATGTCATTAGGGACTTCAAATTATGTTCTTGTATTGTAGTCTGTGAATTCTCATATAGATTCAGAACAATagaaaatcttttaattattataattgcttAATATGTTTCCAAGAGTCAAGTTTTAGGGTATTTAGGTAACTTTTGTTTGTGTGAGAGACCAAAGAACGACAGCCCGCTTTTATCCTTTTAATTGCGTCTAATGTTAATTCGATGAAGATTTAAAGTCAAGTAGATTACGTACTAACTGATTAGAAATCCTAGGTTTCATGGGTGCGTCACCGCGATATCCATCTGCTAACGGTGGGCCGTTACACGTACACATCAGACCAGCGCTTTGAGGCACAGCACAAGCCGCGCTCCGAGGAATGGGCCCTTCGTATCCGCAGCCCGCAACGTCGCGACTCCGGCCAGTACGAGTGTCAAATTTCTACCACACCACCTATTGGTCACGCCGTCTACCTCAGTATTGTAGGTATGtaatgtagtttttaataaagctttCGATCCTTTTTTCGATAAGGTAAGAACGTTGATTTATTGAGttggattaaagttatgtttgTTACCAAGATTACAatgttatattgttaatactaGATTGGTTTATTAACAAATGAAAGAATGATTTAAAGAAGGTAAACGTACAAGATGTGTCCTTCATTTAATTAAGGCTTTTCCTCAAaacacataattataattctcacactatatttaatgtttggCGCAGcgattaaaattatgaaatggaTTTTCTGCGGTCAACGCTTAGAAAATACGTTATTAGagtgtataataaattttgaaaataattaatgcttttaaaactttatattagAGGTTTGAAATGTGGAAAATTACTTGGGAAAGCAAATATTAATGGTGCCgcgatatatttatatattactcaataattttatacagattaagggtctgtttcacaatgtacggataagttctacataagttcccaataagctatttattacttattggtaggataaacactattgttgcgtttcatgACTGTCAGAAAGCggtattcgtcacataaagtccatcataagtatgagtccgatgaagtgtcaaatagcacaatttatcttccaaataatatatgtgttgcatagctatttggtactttatccatacattgtgaaacggacCCTTAAACATACCaagtttaaacaaatattcgcAGATTATCAACATTAACATTGCTCAAAAgtcaatttaacaaaaaatatttgaaaaccattttatttttatgatcatACAACCTATTGAAAGTATGACTACAATACTGAATGTAACTGATGGAACTCGGAAGTAACATTActagatatttataaataatctttgtTACAGAACCAGAAACTGAAATAATGGGCGGTTCCGACTTATTCATCTATGCGGGATCAACTATAAACCTTACGTGTATCGTAAGGCATACTCCCGAACCGCCTAACGCCATTAACTGGAGTCATAGAGGAAAGGTAGGAAAGGTAGAAAAAAATTCGGTACATATAACAGTGACGTGTATTGACCCTTGTTAATAACCAGATGTTTTGcgttcagccctgcgattccgtaactcacttcacgaactcacacatcggttttcgcatcggcggtcgctctcaaatcagtcgtgaagcagtcattttatgatttggcattctgataaacaataaactacaagctcccacctttccAGAATGCGAGACTGCTTCACGAcagatttgagagcgaccgccgatgcgaaaaccgctgtgtgagttcgtgaagtgagttacagaatcgcagggctgatttCTTTgccgaaattttatttataaattaattatatatttttcaattcttatatttcttattcttttgtattgcataGCAATTCATGAATCCGTGAGATTATCTTTTggattatctatattttttacattttagtctattttattacattttttgtattaatttagattCAGATCAAAGTCAAAAAAATCAAGAtcatatttcttttcttttctctttttttcTTCACTGGCATGGAAGAGATCggttgttagcgataaggccgcccattACTTTCCTTATCATATTTATGTGTTATGTAATTTGTTTGCTATaaatcaaactcaaactcaaactcaaaatatctttattcaagtgggtaaccaagcacacttttgaatcgtcaagttaaattaatcgtaaatttacatttactaccagttcgcaagtcaagggcgtagagcgggtaagaagaactggcaagaaactttccaccaccaatgtaacgaagtgtaaataaataaaataattcagttaATATCTTAAGTATAAccggttaattttttttaaaacaaaacacaataaaCGTATTTGTATAGCCTGTAAAttgtttatgtaataatataaactgttaaaataatacgcaattgcaaatattatacatgtcttaaagcattttaattttctaaaacttcAATTATCAGGGCGTTAATCTAAAACAAACTTCtcaaagcaataaaaattacacaagAGTTATCACGCTGAAATATCAAAGTTCACAGCTTCTGTCAAATTGATAACTAATGAGATTTCGTAAACTTTGACCTCGGAACGAAACAACGCGCAAAAAGGAACTTTCCGCAAATTCATATTACCGTAATATATCATTTGTTTGTGTGCAATGTGACAGTTCTTAGCCAGTTTAAAACTATGGTTTAGATTTATTGCTTTGTTTAAGCTATTCGATGTAACTGTATCTAATTAGGTTGTCTATCTGCGTTTGTTATTGAATTTTGTTGTTTTCCATCTAAAATGGTTATTTGGTTCACCAATAATGATATCATGTTACTAACAGAATCATAAGGAACTGAACAATTGAGCTgttttctaatataataaatgaaagctgaataatatataatagttaagAAAACAAATGCAAATATATGAAACTGATACGTATATAAGTAATggatgtattaaaaattattatggtttaataaagcaataatttgatatatttacgAACAGCTAAGAAATATACACATTACACAATCTAGAAAACAGTATGGTGAGTATGCTATTAAACAAGTACAACTGTTGATAGTATCTCGTGCTGAAGATTAATGAAGACTCTAATGGACAAAGTTTGAATATTTAGAGACAAAATACTCCTAGATAGTTTTAAAACTCATTTGCGAATGCTGTGTTTGTCTGCTTGATGAAGCAATCTGCCAACAAATTAATCCTAGACGACATTGCGCCTATGTTGGATTTATAAGCTGTAAACTATACATAGAGTAAACTTGGGCACTCTCTAACCAGCACAGGGACATGCAAGCAGACAGCCAAAGAGCTATCGATAGAAGCATGCTGAGAATAAGAATTAGACAAGTAAAGAAACATAGACATAAGAGCTAGAACAGGTGTGACAGACATTCACACTAAGATAGATCAAACGAAATGAAGATGAACGGGTCATATGCTACGGAGCTTCCATGAAAAATTGACCAAAATAATGACGGAATGGTACACTAGAGACGGAAAACGAAGAAGAGGCCGACAACGCAAATGATGGGAGGACGAACTCAAACTAACAGCAGGCTACAACTGGAGAAGAGCAAAGGATAGAGAACAGTGGAAAGGGTTagaggcctttgccaagacGCACACCGAACTTTGAGATAGATATACTGTAGTCAAATATATTGAAGATCACAGAGTTTCGGAACTTAAacgctatattattattatttttatagagtaATGTAGGCCTAGTGGCTATAACGCGCGACCTTCAACGCGTGCCCTGGTTGTACGCCAATCGCTTGAATGGTTGGCCTCTTTGTAGCAATTAGGACTTGTTCGTATGGTAAGATCAAAaagcaaaatataatttattaatctgacacgaaatgcttctaaatttacactTATTGCCTCTTAAATCGAAATGGAGGTCACTTCTTGAAATCGCCTAGTTTATTTGTTGTACTAAAGGTTTGTATGAAACTGCAATCATTACATCATGCTCCTTATAACGTCTTAAAggaattaaaaatgataaaaatatagtatatgCAGGACATTTTTCAAAGCTACTGTTTTCGCTGGATATGTATTGAGAGGTGTACTATTACCGGAAGCATACAGCATGTGTGTTTAACACTTATTGGCAccacactttaaaaaaaattattaaccgTATTACAAGATACgtggaataaaatataaaaatacataatatgcgATACAATTTTGCACGTATACGCCATCTAAAACTAAGTTCATATtaagctttatattttattttaacataggTATTGATTTCTTGATTAACATTAACACAGGTACATTTTTCCTTTGTAGCAATTACGAATGAAATTTCGAATATAGAACACGGGcgtaatgaaaaattaattactgaaATTATTGAATCAATCAAGCCGTGCTAGactgtcaaatattttttgtaaaaatttataccTGAGATGTAATTGCTGTTTATGAACACAGCAATTATATCTTAGAGCAAACTACGTCAACTAACTCTTAAACAAAACTGTGGAAggcagtaaataaaaatcttaattttaaaagtgccCTGATTATCGATTCTTAGATTCACATATTGGTCGATTTAGCTGCACTCTAGTCTGTGATGTGAAGTAATTTATTTCGAGGAAAACGTATAGAGCCTTCCTCGTATTAACGTGACtgaaataaacttaaagtacGACTTCAAATATGTACAGTGTACACGAAATTGAATATCCCAGCGAATGGAAAACAAAAATTCCGAAATGTTTCATACATTGTGCtccattttaaaacatttaataaattgctaCTTTTAAAACTAGAGCAATAGAACTAAATCTATAAATCACTCGATGGAGTTTATTGCGTGGGAAAGTATTGGTCCTGGAGTGGTCATATAAAACTTTCTTTTACCTTATTTGTCAGTTTACGGAatggaatatatattttgtttattcaataattgTTTGATCGCATATGAATTGTTTTCTTCAAAATaaggtattttatatattcatagAATAATGTGTAACATTGTTTTAGGgctatgtatataattatagttactacaaatattttaatttatttaattattattattattattattatagcctctATTCGGACATgccagtatttttctttatttttcgtatattgtACTTTTCTTCCACTTTTGCTTGTCCGTTTGCCAgatggcaaaggcctcctccaacctTCTCCATTCTGGCCTTTCTATGGCCACTCTACCCCATGTTGTTCCCGCGACTTGTATAATGTCGTCGTCCCACCTTTTTTGTGGTCTACCTCTCTTTCTCTTTCCATCTCTTGGGTACCATTGTGTGATTATTTTACTCCATTTGTCCTTTCCCCTGATCATGTGGcctgcccatttccacttttgTCTTCTTATTTTCAAAGTTATGTCCTGTACCTTAGTCTTTCCTCTGATGTTGCTACTCCTTACTTTGTCTTTTCTTTTGATCCCAGTCATGCTCCTTTCCATGGCATGTTGACatacggagagtttatttgtTACGTTTTTTGTTAAAGCCCATGTTTCGCTCCCGTAAGCCAGCACTGGCAGGATGcatgtgttaaataatttgctTTTCGTTGAATTGTGTAGGGTCTTGTCTTTCATCACTTCTTTTAGGctccaatattttttccagCTGTTTGCAACTCTTCTTTCGACTTCTTTGTTTCCGTTATCGTCTGGAGACATCAGTTGACCGAGGTATAAATATTCTTCCACGTAGGAGATTTGGTTCTGCTCCACTATTACAGGGTCTTTGTTGCCATTGGtcatgatttttgttttttccggGTTTAGCTTCAATCCGGCCTTTGCACTTTCCGATGCTAGATCATTTATCATCTTGTTTAGATCAGCTGGTGTTTTTGCAAATAATACGATATCATCAGCGAATCGTAGGTGCGTTAGCGCGCGGCCATTAATAGTTATACCCATGTCCCTCCATTCCAGATTCCTGAAGATCATTTCTATTACGGCCAGAAAGAGTGTTGGTGAAAGGGGGTCACCCTGTCTCACGCCtttttgtatttgaaatttatttccttCTTTTTCTAGGCGGATACAAGCCGAACTgtgtttataaatgttttttataattcttatatatttgtgcTCTATACCCAGTTCCTTTAAGGCTTCCCAGATTTTTGAGTGTATCAAAGAATCGAAAGCCTTACTGTAATCAATAAAAGCTATGTAGTATACAAGCTGGTACtcattgtatttttctataatttgtCTTACAGTGTGGATGTGGTCTAGCACCGAGAAATCTTTACGGAATCCTGCCTGTTCAATGGGTTGTTGCTCATCTAATTTCCTTCCTATTCTTTCCAAAATAATCTTTGCAAAAATCTTGTAAATGTTAGACATTAGACTGATGGGTCTATAGTTTCCAATATCGCAGTGATTCCCTTTCTTGAATATAAGGATTATGATGGATTCAGTCCACTGTTTTGGGATGATTTCTGTGTTTATCACGTAGTTGAAAATTTCTGTAAGTATCGGTGCCACTGCTACCTTCGTTTGCTTTAGTATTTCATTGGTTATGCCATCTGGCCCTggagttttataatttttctgtGTGTCAATAGCTTTTTCAGTTTCTTCCTGCATGATGTAAGGTACCGTTTCGTACTCTGGTAAGTCTATTTCTcttttatttgtgttatttttgtatagttcGGTGTAGTAGTCAGTAGCGATTTTGAGTATTTCTTGTCTACCAATTTTCTTCGCTCCTCTTCTATCTTCCATCTTAACAATCCATTCTTTCTTGTTAGTTAATTCTTTGTACGCCTTCTTTATTCCTCCTGTCTGTCTAATATGTCTCTCTATTGTTTCCATACGATGTTGTCTCCTGTCTTTcctaatgttttcttttatttctttactaattcttgcaatttcttttctatttttacCAGTATTTTTCGCACTTATTAGCACTGCTCTTTGGATAAGGAGGTTGACGGTTTTTTCTGTCATCCTGTTGTATAGGTTCTCTTTCCTTTTGCTATGTTCTTTAGTAGtggttacaattttattttccaaCCAGTTGTATTTCTCCTGTGTGTCGGCGTCTTTTGTTTCATATTTGTAGTCTTTAAGTTTCGAGTTTAGTGAGTTGGCTATTTCTCCTATCAGatgtttgttaatttttatattttctcgaCTTATTTTTGGTCTGGGGTTCTTGGGTTGGGATGAGTTTAACTCAGCTCTGACCATGCGGTGGTTGGTGTTAAAATTTAGGTTATTGATGACATTTATGCTTGGAAAGAATTTATGTTTGTTGGTCAGTATAAAGTCAATTTGGTTTTTTGATTTTCCATCGGGTGACAACCAGGTCCACATtctgtttttctttttcttgaaGACGGTGTTTAATATGGTCAAGTTATTTTCCATTGCAAAGTCTATGAGCATTTTTCCATTCCTGCTTCTAGGTTTTGAGCTGTATGTATAGGGCCCTATAATTGCATCCTCGTCCCGTTGGCGTTGGCCAATTTGACCATTGAAGTCACCCATCACGATGATATTTTTGTGGGCATATGTCTGCAAAGCTTTATTCAAATCTTGGTAAAACTGGCCAATTGTTTCCATATCTGCTTGTTCTGTAGGTGAATAGATCTGGATAATGGTCCATGGGTCCTTGTAATCGGGtagttttaaattcaataatgcTATGCGCTCTGATACACCATGAAATCCATCTATGTGCTTTgttaggtattttaaaaaaaaaaaaaaaaaaaaaaaaaaaaaaaaaaaaatatttaataaagttcagaaaatcgtttatataaaaataaaccacataagttttaaaacgTAATCTAATAAGATAATCAGtcaagtatttaatttttttattttctgttataaaaaacacatGTCTGTATTCATTTTCTGTTGCCGAAAATAACCTTGTAACCATACAGGCAGTGCTTACACGCTTAGAAAACACTCGGCTCTAGAATAATACCCTATAAAAATcctttgttataaattattgcaataaaatttcaaaatttaaactaCACTGGTCAATGCCTTATCTTTACCCTTCCATGCCATAAATACCTTTCATAcctgtaataaaaaagttattatttctgtttttttgaaataaatatattctaatacaaaatatttttttaactcggACCTGTAGTTTTTGTGTTTGCATACAACGAAAACACATCATTagaaacctttcctctttatactgatcttttatattaaagctaattgtaaaatttcagaCTATAAATTTCGACTCAACGCGTGGTGGAATATCGTTGGTGACTGAAAAAGGGATCCATAGCAGTAGTAGGCTATTGGTGCAGGCTGCGCGCACGTCAGATGCAGGTGCATACGAATGTGTACCTGATAATGCGCAGTCAGCTTCCGTGAGGGTACATGTACTTACTGGTATGTGCTTATTGGTTTATTGTCCTTCCTGTTTAGAAGCAAACTGGTAGAAGATAATTAATCGTGTGTAACAACCACGCCTATGAATGcataagaattataaatgAACTTGTATTTTCATGAGATTCTTTTAGAAATAACTTAATTTGTCAAAGCAATCAATAACACTGAATAAATACCGTTTCGTTAAATTGCATCTTCAGTAATACTTGACCTATTGTTGATTGAAACAAAATGAATggaatttgaaaatttaatggtaaggaaaatctatattaaagtTAGCAGCAGTTAGTAGGGCATTTAAAATTGCGGAAGTATATTAGAATATTATACCATCATATAAGAATTGAATACCATCTATTAAATTCCTAACCGACGCTTagttattcaattatttccCTCtggaatatttaatatacagcACGGTGAATTATTGTAAAGGTTTTAATCAAACAATATATTCATATAGCTTTTATAAAGCACTCGGAACCACAATAGGCCGTTACGGTACATATTTTGCAATCCCCCTGGCAATGCTTTGCCTCGTTCCAATCTCTTTGAAGAGCAGTCTGTTGACATGCCTCTTGCCTGTTAGATGGGCTTTTAGTTTTAGAGACGTTTCTCACatagcttttattttatacttatgtTGATTCTTTTGATcggttttgtgaataaatctttttatagtattgtcttttaatattttattaacataaccgTGACCATACACGCTGTAaagcaaaaaaattatgtaaaatttttttaagtttataataatacaaaacttCATTctggtaaaaaagtgttttctttcaatatttttatatttagttgtaATATATGCAAACCTTCACCAGCgtattataatagaaaatgtaTAAGAAGTTCTTCTCTACTAATATTgtggtaattatttattctgttccatgtcatttattactaacgaaatacacaaaataataataatcaaaaatgaaaaataacaaaaatttatgcaaagaaaaaattatatacaattattttgcatagaAATTGGGGTTAGAAAACAATCAATGAAAACATAATTCACGCTATGACTAGTCGACAATGTAATACGGGATTGCGATCTGTTTAACAATTTATCA is a genomic window of Pieris napi chromosome 13, ilPieNapi1.2, whole genome shotgun sequence containing:
- the LOC125055146 gene encoding zwei Ig domain protein zig-8-like isoform X1, translated to MARVAAACLFTVNFLSYIIVCHQDSSSNRSREQNSVSESSRRFRTEFLEDWPQTPGSPYFDPSTPDNVTGLVGHPVTLLCKVKNLQNRTVSWVRHRDIHLLTVGRYTYTSDQRFEAQHKPRSEEWALRIRSPQRRDSGQYECQISTTPPIGHAVYLSIVEPETEIMGGSDLFIYAGSTINLTCIVRHTPEPPNAINWSHRGKVGKTINFDSTRGGISLVTEKGIHSSSRLLVQAARTSDAGAYECVPDNAQSASVRVHVLTGESPAAMQGKAHWIKYRPSSILHLIGALHLFKWCISVISN
- the LOC125055146 gene encoding zwei Ig domain protein zig-8-like isoform X2, with the translated sequence MARVAAACLFTVNFLSYIIVCHQDSSSNRSREQNSVSESSRRFRTEFLEDWPQTPGSPYFDPSTPDNVTGLVGHPVTLLCKVKNLQNRTVSWVRHRDIHLLTVGRYTYTSDQRFEAQHKPRSEEWALRIRSPQRRDSGQYECQISTTPPIGHAVYLSIVEPETEIMGGSDLFIYAGSTINLTCIVRHTPEPPNAINWSHRGKTINFDSTRGGISLVTEKGIHSSSRLLVQAARTSDAGAYECVPDNAQSASVRVHVLTGESPAAMQGKAHWIKYRPSSILHLIGALHLFKWCISVISN